The following proteins are encoded in a genomic region of Saccharopolyspora antimicrobica:
- a CDS encoding erythromycin esterase family protein: protein MSIAEIGRQLDDLGGAVDDLLAARPEPPVLLGLGEPTHGIEAFPLLRNELLPELVARGYRSIALETDHFAASVVDDYVAGRAADVDEVLETGFSHRFGAAPGNRELVEWLRAHNAERDPRDRVRFYGFDGPMEMSGAPSPRRALTAVIDYLPALEFPDVDALLGDDADWENQAAMYDPAASIGGSDRARALRIVADDLVSALRRAAPGLRRQNPDAYDQAAAHARTALGLLRYHAAMASTSPDRIAALLSLRAEMMAENLLAIVAREQRRGPTLVFAHNAHLQRAKSDMQFGGDEVSWDDAGALVELALGERYVFLATDANPRSAPGTLQGELAGATTRRALFPAQALRAALPPSTTAGEPIVPGHLPLKPEQLAGADAVIFIADTDGKQHQFW from the coding sequence ATGTCCATTGCCGAGATCGGCCGCCAGCTCGACGACCTTGGTGGCGCCGTCGACGACCTGCTCGCCGCGCGGCCCGAACCGCCGGTCCTGCTCGGGCTCGGCGAGCCCACGCACGGCATCGAGGCGTTCCCGTTGCTGCGCAACGAACTCCTGCCCGAGCTGGTCGCACGCGGATACCGGTCGATCGCCTTGGAGACGGATCACTTCGCCGCGTCCGTCGTCGACGACTACGTGGCCGGGCGAGCGGCGGACGTCGATGAGGTGCTGGAAACCGGGTTCAGCCACCGATTCGGTGCGGCGCCGGGAAACCGCGAGCTCGTCGAATGGCTCCGCGCGCACAACGCCGAGCGCGACCCGCGGGACCGCGTCCGCTTCTACGGCTTCGACGGGCCGATGGAGATGTCCGGTGCGCCCAGCCCGCGACGCGCGCTGACCGCGGTCATCGACTACCTGCCCGCACTGGAGTTCCCGGACGTCGATGCGCTGCTCGGCGACGACGCGGACTGGGAGAACCAAGCGGCCATGTACGACCCGGCAGCGTCCATCGGAGGCTCGGACCGCGCTCGCGCGCTGCGCATCGTCGCCGACGACCTCGTCAGCGCCCTGCGCCGCGCGGCACCGGGCCTGCGCCGCCAGAACCCGGACGCCTACGACCAAGCCGCCGCGCACGCGCGCACGGCCCTGGGCCTGCTGCGCTATCACGCGGCCATGGCCAGCACCTCGCCCGACCGGATCGCGGCCTTGCTCAGCCTGCGCGCCGAGATGATGGCCGAGAACCTGCTCGCGATCGTCGCCCGGGAACAACGCCGCGGACCGACCCTGGTGTTCGCGCACAACGCGCACCTGCAGCGCGCGAAGTCCGACATGCAGTTCGGCGGGGACGAGGTGAGCTGGGACGACGCGGGCGCGCTCGTCGAACTCGCCCTCGGCGAGCGCTACGTGTTCCTGGCGACCGACGCCAATCCCCGCAGTGCGCCGGGCACCCTCCAGGGCGAGCTGGCCGGGGCGACCACCCGCCGCGCCCTGTTCCCGGCGCAAGCCCTGCGCGCCGCGCTGCCCCCGTCGACCACCGCGGGAGAACCGATCGTGCCCGGTCACCTGCCCCTGAAACCGGAGCAGCTGGCGGGCGCCGACGCGGTCATCTTCATCGCCGACACCGACGGGAAGCAGCACCAGTTCTGGTGA
- a CDS encoding carboxymuconolactone decarboxylase family protein, which produces MARLDLGKTAPEPYAGFKKADAALREGPLDVTLRELVKIRVSQINGCVYCVDMHSREALRHGEGQDRLLQLPVWQESELFDERERAALAYAETATRREHVTDELWDSLRKAFPDEAELGHLVAQVSLINALNLIGVPLEMKPPRR; this is translated from the coding sequence ATGGCACGACTGGATCTCGGCAAGACCGCCCCCGAGCCGTACGCGGGCTTCAAGAAGGCCGATGCGGCGCTGCGGGAGGGGCCGTTGGACGTGACCTTGCGCGAACTGGTGAAGATCCGGGTTTCGCAGATCAACGGCTGCGTGTACTGCGTCGACATGCACAGCCGTGAGGCGCTGCGGCACGGCGAGGGCCAGGACCGGCTGCTTCAGCTGCCGGTGTGGCAGGAGTCGGAGCTGTTCGACGAGCGGGAGCGGGCCGCGCTCGCCTACGCCGAGACGGCGACCCGGCGCGAGCACGTCACCGACGAGCTGTGGGACTCGCTGCGCAAGGCGTTCCCGGACGAAGCGGAGCTCGGGCACCTCGTCGCGCAGGTCTCGCTGATCAACGCGCTGAACCTGATCGGCGTTCCGCTGGAGATGAAGCCGCCGCGCCGGTGA
- a CDS encoding TetR/AcrR family transcriptional regulator, whose amino-acid sequence MSTEPSHLPELRVDAQQNRDRIVEVARALFAERGLDVPMAAIARRAEVGVATLYRRFPTKESLITEAFADRFANCTAVVHEALDDPDPWRGFCSVLEKVFAMQADDRGFSAAFLAALPETVNVDQELDRALRSFATLADRAKEAGALRADFALSDLPLLLMANNGVTTPAASRRLLGYLLNSLRAEHAEPLPPPAPLSLRDLC is encoded by the coding sequence ATGAGCACGGAGCCGTCTCACCTGCCCGAGCTGCGCGTCGACGCGCAGCAGAACCGCGATCGCATCGTCGAGGTGGCGCGTGCGCTGTTCGCCGAGCGCGGCCTCGACGTGCCGATGGCCGCGATCGCCCGGCGCGCCGAGGTCGGCGTCGCCACCCTCTACCGCCGCTTTCCCACGAAGGAATCGCTGATCACCGAGGCGTTCGCCGACCGGTTCGCGAACTGCACCGCGGTCGTCCACGAGGCGCTGGACGATCCCGATCCGTGGCGCGGGTTCTGCTCGGTGCTCGAGAAGGTGTTCGCCATGCAGGCCGACGACCGCGGTTTCAGCGCGGCCTTCCTCGCGGCGCTGCCCGAAACAGTCAACGTCGACCAGGAACTCGACCGCGCGCTGCGCAGTTTCGCCACGCTGGCCGACCGCGCCAAGGAGGCAGGTGCGCTCCGCGCCGACTTCGCGCTCAGCGATCTCCCCTTGCTGCTCATGGCGAACAACGGCGTGACGACCCCGGCCGCGTCGCGCCGACTGCTGGGCTACCTGCTCAACTCCCTGCGAGCCGAGCACGCCGAACCTCTCCCGCCGCCCGCCCCGCTCAGCCTGCGCGACCTCTGCTGA
- a CDS encoding nitroreductase/quinone reductase family protein — protein sequence MRVGGARTERMVGGFNAWMIALSRSPRWGRLVRKHFTVITYTGRRSGRTFTAPVGYRRTGDTVTIGVHVPNAKNWWRNFTGEGGPITLDLDETDREGHAIARRDEKGRVTVTVQLAD from the coding sequence ATGAGGGTCGGCGGAGCACGGACGGAGCGCATGGTCGGCGGCTTCAACGCATGGATGATCGCGCTGAGCCGATCGCCGCGGTGGGGCCGGTTGGTCCGCAAGCACTTCACGGTCATCACCTACACCGGCCGGCGCTCGGGGCGCACCTTCACCGCCCCGGTCGGCTACCGAAGAACGGGCGACACCGTCACGATCGGCGTCCACGTCCCCAACGCCAAGAACTGGTGGCGGAACTTCACCGGCGAAGGCGGCCCGATCACCCTGGACCTCGACGAAACCGATCGCGAGGGCCACGCGATCGCCCGCCGAGACGAGAAGGGCCGGGTCACGGTCACCGTGCAACTGGCGGACTGA
- the sigJ gene encoding RNA polymerase sigma factor SigJ, whose protein sequence is MRLTAEWPEHRPAVFGVAYRLLGSVADAEDVVQDVWLRASSADLSAVVDLRAWLVTVAARRSYDVLKSARVQRENYVGPWLPEPLLTGPDAAEPVLVDESVTTAMLLVMEALSPPERVAFVLHDVFGISFDRIAEVLGGSVPAARKLASRARRRVVEARESAPTAPRAERERLLVAFRAAYQTGDLAGLVELMHPDAVYTTDGGGEVFAARKLIHGGLRIAEVLLRVGRQWSLSGIDIVEVGGEPALVAYRDGRVHSVDTVEITDGRISAYRRQLNPRKLRAVTFARP, encoded by the coding sequence ATGCGGCTGACGGCCGAGTGGCCGGAGCACCGGCCGGCCGTGTTCGGAGTGGCCTACCGGCTGCTCGGCAGCGTCGCCGACGCCGAGGACGTCGTGCAGGACGTCTGGTTGCGGGCGTCTTCGGCCGATCTCAGCGCGGTCGTGGACCTCCGGGCCTGGCTGGTGACCGTGGCCGCGCGGCGCTCCTACGACGTGCTGAAGTCCGCGAGGGTGCAGCGGGAGAACTACGTCGGGCCGTGGTTGCCGGAGCCGCTGCTCACCGGGCCCGACGCGGCCGAGCCAGTGCTCGTCGACGAGTCCGTGACGACCGCGATGCTGCTGGTCATGGAGGCGTTGAGCCCGCCGGAGCGGGTGGCGTTCGTGCTGCACGACGTCTTCGGGATCTCCTTCGACCGGATCGCCGAGGTGCTGGGCGGATCGGTGCCCGCCGCGCGGAAGCTGGCCTCGCGGGCGCGGCGCCGGGTCGTCGAGGCCAGGGAATCCGCCCCGACCGCGCCGCGCGCCGAACGCGAGCGCCTGCTCGTCGCCTTCCGCGCCGCCTACCAGACCGGTGACCTCGCAGGCCTGGTCGAGCTGATGCACCCTGACGCCGTGTACACCACCGACGGCGGCGGGGAGGTCTTCGCGGCGCGCAAGCTCATCCACGGCGGGCTGCGCATCGCCGAAGTGCTGTTGCGCGTGGGCAGGCAGTGGTCGCTGAGCGGGATCGACATCGTCGAGGTCGGCGGCGAACCCGCGCTGGTCGCCTACCGCGACGGCCGGGTCCACAGCGTCGACACCGTCGAGATCACCGATGGCCGCATCAGCGCCTACCGGCGGCAACTCAACCCGCGGAAGCTCCGCGCGGTCACGTTCGCGCGCCCCTAG
- the thrS gene encoding threonine--tRNA ligase, translating into MFSRSSGAGAPELRRVVTRLITGEETTMHDHRKLGRELGLFDTDPLIGAGLPYWLPDGAVVRHTLEEYIRDAERRAGYRHVCSPVLGKRELYEISGHWEHYRDDMFPPMDLGGEQVVLRPSLCPHHAVVYRSRSHSYRELPLRMAELGGMYRSELSGVLGGLTRVRAIQLNDAHIFCTLDQVADEAAAALELIRSAYAAMGISPARYRLSLAGEGGKYVAAPENWKRAAALLTEVLDRSGLEYEAVEGEAAFYGPKIDVQVADSAGRESTLSTVQVDFHQPERFDLHYTGPDGAKHRPVMVHRSIIGSVERAVAHLIEVHGGAFPAWLAPTQLVILPISDAELPHADRFARRCLQRGLRAEVSPPDRGSLGARIREARLVPYQVVIGAKEAEADLVSVRLRDGQRLDAQPAEEFLAGLGHLRSSVD; encoded by the coding sequence CTGTTCTCGCGAAGCTCCGGGGCGGGTGCCCCGGAGCTTCGTCGTGTGGTCACCCGCCTCATCACCGGTGAGGAGACCACCATGCACGACCACCGCAAGCTCGGCCGCGAACTGGGGCTGTTCGACACCGACCCGCTGATCGGCGCCGGGCTGCCGTACTGGCTGCCCGACGGCGCCGTCGTGCGGCACACCCTGGAGGAGTACATCCGCGACGCCGAGCGGCGGGCGGGATACCGGCACGTCTGCTCACCGGTGCTGGGCAAGCGCGAGCTGTACGAGATCTCCGGCCACTGGGAGCACTACCGCGACGACATGTTCCCGCCGATGGATCTCGGCGGCGAACAGGTGGTGCTGCGCCCGAGCCTGTGCCCGCACCACGCGGTCGTCTACCGGTCCCGCTCGCACAGCTACCGGGAACTGCCGCTGCGGATGGCGGAACTGGGCGGCATGTACCGCTCGGAGCTGTCCGGCGTGCTCGGCGGCCTGACCCGCGTGCGCGCGATCCAGCTCAACGACGCGCACATCTTCTGCACCCTCGACCAGGTCGCCGACGAGGCCGCGGCCGCGCTGGAACTGATCCGCAGCGCCTACGCCGCGATGGGCATCAGCCCCGCCCGCTACCGGCTCTCGCTGGCGGGCGAAGGCGGGAAGTACGTCGCAGCACCGGAGAACTGGAAGCGCGCGGCCGCCCTGCTCACCGAGGTCCTCGACCGCAGCGGCCTGGAGTACGAGGCCGTCGAGGGCGAAGCGGCGTTCTACGGCCCGAAGATCGACGTGCAGGTCGCCGACAGCGCAGGCCGCGAGTCGACCCTGTCCACCGTGCAGGTCGACTTCCACCAGCCCGAGCGGTTCGACCTGCACTACACCGGCCCGGACGGCGCCAAGCACCGGCCGGTCATGGTGCACCGCAGCATCATCGGCAGCGTGGAAAGAGCCGTCGCGCACCTCATCGAGGTGCACGGCGGGGCCTTCCCGGCCTGGCTGGCGCCGACCCAGCTCGTGATCCTGCCGATCTCCGACGCCGAGCTGCCGCACGCGGATCGCTTCGCCCGGCGGTGCCTGCAACGAGGTCTGCGCGCGGAGGTCTCGCCCCCGGACCGGGGCAGCCTCGGTGCGCGCATCCGCGAAGCCCGACTGGTGCCCTACCAGGTGGTGATCGGCGCGAAGGAGGCCGAAGCGGATCTGGTCTCGGTGCGCCTGCGCGATGGTCAACGCCTGGACGCCCAACCGGCCGAGGAGTTCCTGGCCGGTCTCGGCCATCTTCGGTCCTCAGTGGACTGA
- a CDS encoding isochorismatase family protein: MTSKTLRDVIGLNAEPPRLSESALILIDLQNTYRTGVMALDGAEEALAAAARLLERARAAGIPVVHVINDGGEGTPYDIRAHIGAISDEVAPVDGEPVVVKQFPNAFHATELEKTLKDLGVGGDLVLAGFMTHMCVTFTAQGAFNLGYRPTVVAEATATRPLPAPDGTALPSSSLQAAALTTITDLFGLVVPTAESLQG; this comes from the coding sequence ATGACATCCAAGACCCTGCGCGACGTGATCGGCCTGAACGCCGAGCCGCCCCGGCTGAGCGAATCCGCGCTGATCCTGATCGACCTCCAGAACACCTACCGGACCGGCGTCATGGCCCTGGACGGCGCCGAGGAGGCCCTGGCGGCGGCCGCCCGGCTGCTGGAGCGCGCGCGGGCGGCGGGAATCCCGGTCGTCCACGTCATCAACGACGGCGGCGAGGGCACGCCCTACGACATCCGAGCCCACATCGGCGCCATCAGCGACGAGGTCGCGCCGGTCGACGGCGAGCCCGTGGTGGTCAAGCAGTTCCCCAACGCCTTCCACGCCACCGAGCTGGAGAAGACGCTGAAGGACCTCGGCGTCGGCGGCGACCTTGTGCTGGCCGGCTTCATGACGCACATGTGCGTCACCTTCACCGCCCAGGGCGCCTTCAACCTCGGCTACCGGCCCACGGTCGTCGCCGAGGCGACAGCCACCCGGCCGCTCCCTGCGCCGGACGGCACTGCGCTGCCTTCGTCTTCGCTCCAGGCAGCGGCCCTCACCACGATCACCGACCTGTTCGGCCTCGTCGTCCCCACCGCCGAGTCCCTCCAGGGCTGA
- a CDS encoding LCP family protein codes for MVLLVLVLFPLVFGGWLWYHVDSTINRVSAFPDYDGRPAAGAGTNWLVVGSDSRDGLDPETRENLHVGAADGQRTDTIMIAHVPDNDTPPTLISIPRDSRVPVPGQGRTMINAAFAIGGPQLLAQTVEQATGMRIDHYAEIGFGGFAGLVDAVGGVEMCLEREMHDTQTGQTLQAGCQVLDGEKALTFVRMRYSDATPRSDLDRVANQRRFIGALADEASSFGTLINPFTTYALADSGAAALTMSEADGTGDLLSLAWAMRGISSGGVVTTTVPVTDATAQRWDKEKAGALFESVNSDQPISADLIVE; via the coding sequence GTGGTGCTGCTCGTACTGGTGCTGTTCCCGCTGGTGTTCGGGGGATGGCTCTGGTACCACGTCGACTCGACGATCAACCGGGTCAGCGCCTTCCCCGACTACGACGGCCGGCCGGCAGCGGGCGCGGGCACGAACTGGCTCGTCGTCGGCTCCGACAGCCGCGACGGGCTCGACCCGGAAACCCGCGAGAACCTGCACGTCGGTGCGGCCGATGGGCAGCGCACGGACACGATCATGATTGCGCACGTGCCGGACAACGACACCCCGCCGACGCTGATCAGCATCCCGCGCGACTCCCGCGTCCCGGTGCCCGGCCAGGGCCGGACCATGATCAACGCAGCGTTCGCGATCGGCGGCCCGCAGCTGCTGGCGCAGACCGTCGAGCAGGCCACCGGCATGCGCATCGACCACTACGCGGAGATCGGTTTCGGCGGCTTCGCCGGCCTGGTCGACGCGGTCGGCGGCGTCGAGATGTGCCTGGAGCGGGAGATGCACGACACGCAGACCGGCCAAACGCTGCAGGCGGGCTGCCAGGTCCTGGACGGCGAGAAGGCGCTGACCTTCGTCCGGATGCGCTACAGCGACGCCACGCCGCGATCGGACCTCGACCGGGTCGCCAACCAGCGCAGGTTCATCGGGGCGCTGGCCGACGAGGCCTCCAGCTTCGGCACCCTCATCAACCCGTTCACGACCTACGCCCTGGCCGACAGCGGCGCGGCCGCCCTGACGATGTCGGAAGCCGACGGCACCGGCGACCTGCTGTCGCTGGCCTGGGCGATGCGCGGCATCTCCTCGGGCGGAGTGGTGACGACGACGGTGCCGGTCACCGACGCCACCGCGCAGCGCTGGGACAAGGAGAAGGCCGGCGCGCTGTTCGAATCGGTCAACTCCGACCAGCCGATCTCCGCCGACCTGATCGTCGAGTGA
- a CDS encoding alpha/beta fold hydrolase, with protein MRAVLAGAAAICLLLTSTPVANAAEWRDCGDGLECLDVPVQVDWRDPGAGTIEIALAKLPAQDQSRKLGPLLVNLGGPDESTDALRRQRDRFTELTQWFDVIAFDPRGFGDSAGVTCPTALPDPLPVMADPAGLWAEHERSGREYDRACSDTIGDLAGRLDAWQVAHDVDAIRAALGQRRLNYFGNSYGTVYGQVYADLFPHRVGRMYLDSVVDHTRPRDRAHYDPIMRQVRADLPRIDRWCAANADCALHGESVLVVWDRVLAKATEHPIPGGSGELTGEEFRTRSGALLLIEAAWPMITSAIAEADAGDASDFLGITPVLPAGLTFHAECADFPAPRYEPTAELIGELRTVEPRIGWKLPLVATRCLGLPGATYPPRPIHAPGLPPVLLANGVHDTATAPSEGRHVASQLPGARWFGVEGYHAVYLSGESRCTREIVHDYLTTGALPPRGTSCP; from the coding sequence ATGCGAGCGGTTCTGGCCGGTGCGGCGGCGATCTGCCTGCTGCTGACGAGCACTCCGGTGGCGAACGCCGCGGAGTGGCGGGATTGCGGTGATGGGCTGGAGTGCCTGGACGTACCGGTTCAGGTGGACTGGCGCGATCCCGGTGCCGGGACCATCGAGATCGCGCTGGCGAAGCTCCCGGCGCAGGACCAGTCGCGCAAACTCGGGCCGCTGCTGGTGAATCTCGGCGGGCCGGACGAGAGCACCGACGCGCTGCGCCGGCAGCGCGACAGGTTCACCGAGCTCACCCAGTGGTTCGACGTGATCGCGTTCGACCCGCGCGGCTTCGGCGACAGCGCCGGGGTGACCTGCCCGACCGCGCTGCCCGATCCGCTGCCGGTCATGGCGGATCCGGCCGGGCTCTGGGCGGAGCACGAGCGCAGCGGCCGGGAGTACGACCGCGCGTGCTCCGACACGATCGGCGATCTCGCCGGCCGGCTGGACGCCTGGCAGGTCGCGCACGACGTGGACGCGATCCGCGCGGCTCTCGGCCAGCGGCGGCTGAACTACTTCGGCAACTCCTACGGCACCGTGTACGGGCAGGTCTACGCCGATCTCTTCCCGCACCGCGTCGGCCGCATGTACCTGGACAGCGTCGTCGACCACACCCGGCCCCGGGATCGCGCCCACTACGACCCGATCATGCGCCAGGTCCGCGCCGACCTGCCCCGGATCGACCGCTGGTGCGCCGCGAACGCGGACTGCGCGCTGCACGGTGAGAGCGTGCTGGTGGTGTGGGACCGGGTGCTGGCGAAGGCCACCGAGCACCCGATCCCCGGCGGATCGGGCGAGCTGACCGGCGAGGAGTTCCGCACCAGGTCAGGCGCGTTGCTGCTGATCGAAGCGGCCTGGCCGATGATCACCTCGGCGATCGCCGAGGCCGATGCCGGTGACGCCTCGGACTTCCTCGGCATCACCCCCGTCCTGCCCGCCGGCCTCACCTTCCACGCGGAGTGCGCGGACTTCCCCGCACCGCGGTACGAGCCGACGGCCGAGCTGATCGGCGAACTGCGCACCGTCGAGCCCCGCATCGGCTGGAAGTTGCCGCTCGTCGCGACCCGTTGCCTCGGGCTGCCCGGCGCGACCTACCCACCTCGGCCGATCCACGCCCCCGGGCTACCGCCGGTCCTGCTGGCCAACGGTGTGCACGACACGGCAACCGCCCCGTCCGAGGGCAGGCACGTCGCGTCGCAGCTGCCCGGAGCCCGCTGGTTCGGCGTCGAGGGCTACCACGCCGTGTACCTGAGCGGCGAAAGCCGTTGCACCCGCGAGATCGTGCACGACTACCTCACGACCGGCGCGCTGCCGCCGCGCGGCACCAGCTGCCCGTGA
- a CDS encoding GlxA family transcriptional regulator: MSIAHRVVIAVFPDVDLLDVTGPAEVFALANRETAGRAGYRVRLAGPVAGEVRTSAGVRMLADVAFDEVGDDVDTLLVPGAVDMTDDGPVARIDPDVVAWVRETSAHARRVASVCVGAHVLAAAGLLGGKTATTHWSTAAQLAAEHPDVAVDPDPIFVRTDGGRLWTGAGISACLDLALALVAEDHGEQTALAVARQLVMYLKRQGGQSQFSVPLSRPAGRRDIDELRVWIADHLDADLSARALAERMCLSERHFARVFKQETGTSPATYVEAARVELARRLLETTDCPLDQVAAAAGLGSAETLHRAFRRQLATTPAAYRRRFRTPAA; this comes from the coding sequence ATGTCCATCGCGCACCGCGTCGTCATCGCGGTCTTCCCCGACGTCGACCTGCTCGACGTCACCGGCCCGGCCGAGGTCTTCGCGCTGGCCAACCGGGAGACCGCCGGGCGGGCCGGCTACCGGGTCCGGCTGGCCGGGCCGGTCGCCGGCGAGGTCCGCACCTCGGCGGGGGTGCGGATGCTCGCCGACGTGGCCTTCGACGAGGTCGGCGATGACGTCGACACCCTCCTGGTGCCGGGAGCGGTCGACATGACCGACGACGGGCCCGTCGCCCGCATCGATCCCGACGTGGTGGCGTGGGTGCGGGAGACCTCCGCGCACGCCCGGCGCGTCGCGTCGGTGTGCGTGGGCGCGCACGTGCTGGCCGCCGCCGGGCTGCTGGGCGGCAAGACAGCGACCACCCACTGGTCGACCGCCGCCCAGCTCGCCGCCGAGCACCCGGACGTCGCGGTCGATCCCGACCCGATCTTCGTGCGCACCGACGGCGGCAGGCTGTGGACCGGGGCCGGTATCAGCGCCTGCCTGGACCTGGCGCTGGCCCTGGTCGCCGAGGACCACGGCGAGCAGACGGCGCTGGCGGTGGCCCGGCAGCTGGTGATGTACCTGAAGCGGCAGGGCGGGCAGAGCCAGTTCTCCGTGCCGTTGAGCCGCCCGGCAGGCCGACGGGACATCGACGAGTTGCGGGTGTGGATCGCCGACCACCTCGACGCGGACCTGTCCGCGCGGGCGCTGGCCGAGCGGATGTGCCTGAGCGAGCGGCACTTCGCCCGCGTCTTCAAGCAGGAGACCGGTACCAGCCCGGCGACGTACGTCGAAGCGGCCCGCGTGGAGCTGGCCCGCCGCCTGCTGGAGACCACCGACTGCCCGCTCGACCAGGTCGCGGCGGCCGCCGGGCTCGGCTCGGCGGAGACCCTGCACCGCGCGTTCCGGCGGCAGCTGGCCACCACGCCCGCGGCGTACCGGAGGCGCTTCCGCACGCCGGCCGCCTGA